Part of the Gemmatimonadales bacterium genome, GAGTGCCAGCACGAGGTCACGGTCGGGAACGGCAGCATCGTTCGATGCCTTGTCGGCCAGTTCCCCGAGCGGTTCGGCCCACTGTGATGCCGCAGTTGGCTCCAGCGCGTTGCGGCCGAAGTCGTACCGCCAGATCAGCAGCGCCACGAAATTGAACATCACCGAGAGCACGGTCGCCACGGTGAGCGATTGTACGCCGGCGGCCACGCCGACACCGATGGCGAGGAAGATGTACGCCGTATCGCGCACGTCGCGCATCGTGGTGCGGAAACGCAACCCGGCCACGATCCCGGCGAGGGAGAACGCCAGTGCGAGCGATGTGCGCACCACGAGGACGATTCCCGCCACGACGATCGGGAGCACGATCAGCGTCTGCGCCACCCCCTGATTGAAATCCCGGAGGCGGCGCACCGACATGAAGACCCACGTCACCGGCAACATCAGCAGGAGCGTGCTCACCATGATCAGGACCGTGGTCAGGGCGAGGTCCAGCCGTGATCCGACGCTGATCTCGGGGATGGCATCCTTGGCACCCTTGATCACATCCTGCAGCGACTGGGTGTCGGCCACCGCCTGCACATGCTCACCTGCGAACAGCCGATCAAAGAACGGGAAGAAATGGATCAGAACCCCGACAACCACTGCCAGCACGGCGTAATACGCCAGCAACCGGCGAACCGGGCGGTCGGATCCAAGCGTGAA contains:
- a CDS encoding DUF4956 domain-containing protein, with the protein product MEIFKRLIDVFTLGSDRPVRRLLAYYAVLAVVVGVLIHFFPFFDRLFAGEHVQAVADTQSLQDVIKGAKDAIPEISVGSRLDLALTTVLIMVSTLLLMLPVTWVFMSVRRLRDFNQGVAQTLIVLPIVVAGIVLVVRTSLALAFSLAGIVAGLRFRTTMRDVRDTAYIFLAIGVGVAAGVQSLTVATVLSVMFNFVALLIWRYDFGRNALEPTAASQWAEPLGELADKASNDAAVPDRDLVLALSPGEAAVLAKRFNRVHKILGQVPKKPRFNAILSVSSDSLTLAQNRIESVLDGLARRWKLDQVVTNEGKPSELYYLLRVRRSVSRDSILTAIRHSAGDSIVSADLEISDAAQHANRAEK